From Bacillus sp. FSL K6-3431, the proteins below share one genomic window:
- a CDS encoding YdiK family protein, which produces MRSPLFSGFIYIVLGAIFTFFAIQQVTANDWNIFAYLLVILATFDFGAGFRLLSIHFKLKKVKK; this is translated from the coding sequence ATGAGGTCACCGTTATTCTCTGGATTCATATATATAGTCCTAGGAGCTATTTTTACCTTCTTTGCCATTCAACAAGTTACAGCAAATGATTGGAATATCTTCGCTTACTTACTAGTCATTCTCGCTACCTTTGATTTCGGGGCGGGGTTTCGATTACTTTCTATACACTTCAAATTAAAAAAGGTGAAAAAATAA
- a CDS encoding CPBP family intramembrane glutamic endopeptidase, translating to MKKRYIYIVITFISMHLSTYIGFPLLLLIGTKVFHADLNDMKVLAAGLWVVISFSVGLAIVLLLLKKATPYTKIEKSKPLSASSSINWAIGGIFLAFISQIAAVLVEQVLGIEAGSQNTQNIMNLIRVVPMVVIASSILGPILEEIVFRKVIFGTLYNRFPFWVSALISALIFSLAHQEPKHLIIYAAMGFTFSFLYVKTGRIIVPIISHVAMNTIVTIGQFKLPTNQEVVGLLHSWMGGLF from the coding sequence ATGAAAAAAAGATATATATACATCGTTATCACGTTTATATCTATGCATCTGTCCACATATATTGGATTTCCTTTGCTATTGCTCATAGGCACAAAGGTTTTCCATGCTGATCTTAACGATATGAAGGTTCTTGCAGCGGGACTTTGGGTTGTTATTAGCTTTTCGGTCGGATTGGCTATCGTGCTTTTACTTTTAAAGAAAGCAACTCCTTACACGAAAATTGAAAAGTCTAAGCCTTTATCCGCTAGCTCATCTATTAATTGGGCAATTGGCGGAATTTTCCTTGCCTTTATCTCACAAATTGCTGCTGTCTTAGTAGAACAGGTCCTTGGAATTGAAGCTGGTTCACAAAATACACAAAATATCATGAACTTGATCAGAGTTGTGCCCATGGTTGTCATTGCTAGTTCTATTTTAGGTCCAATACTAGAAGAAATCGTCTTTCGTAAAGTCATTTTCGGAACCCTTTATAATCGATTTCCTTTCTGGGTTTCAGCATTGATTAGTGCACTAATCTTTTCTTTAGCACACCAAGAGCCAAAGCATTTAATTATTTATGCGGCGATGGGCTTTACTTTCTCTTTCCTTTATGTAAAAACGGGAAGAATTATTGTTCCTATTATTTCTCATGTAGCCATGAATACAATAGTGACAATTGGACAGTTTAAATTACCAACTAATCAAGAAGTAGTAGGATTGTTGCATAGCTGGATGGGAGGTTTATTCTAA
- the groES gene encoding co-chaperone GroES, whose protein sequence is MLKPLGDRVIIELVEAEEKTASGIVLPDSAKEKPQEGKIVAVGTGRVLDNGERVALEVSEGNKIIFSKYSGTEVKYEGTEYLILRESDILAVIG, encoded by the coding sequence TTGTTAAAACCATTAGGTGATCGCGTTATTATTGAACTGGTAGAAGCAGAAGAAAAAACAGCAAGCGGTATTGTACTTCCAGATTCGGCTAAGGAAAAACCACAGGAAGGTAAAATTGTTGCTGTAGGTACTGGTCGTGTTTTAGACAACGGCGAGCGTGTTGCTCTTGAAGTGTCAGAAGGCAATAAAATTATCTTCTCTAAATACAGTGGAACCGAAGTTAAATATGAAGGAACAGAATACTTGATTCTACGTGAATCTGACATATTGGCTGTTATTGGATAA
- the groL gene encoding chaperonin GroEL (60 kDa chaperone family; promotes refolding of misfolded polypeptides especially under stressful conditions; forms two stacked rings of heptamers to form a barrel-shaped 14mer; ends can be capped by GroES; misfolded proteins enter the barrel where they are refolded when GroES binds), with translation MAKDIKFSEDARRSLLRGVDQLADAVKVTLGPKGRNVVLEKKFGSPLITNDGVTIAKEIELEDAFENMGAKLVSEVASKTNDVAGDGTTTATVLAQAMITEGLKNVTAGANPVGVRKGIEKAVATAVEELKAISKQIEDKESIAQVASISSGDEEVGQLIAEAMERVGNDGVITIEESKGFTTDLDVVEGMQFDRGYSSAYMVTDTDKMEAVLEDPYILITDKKIGNIQEILPVLEQVVQQGKPLLLIAEDVEGEALSTLVVNKLRGTFNAVAVKAPGFGDRRKAMLEDIAILTGGEVITEELGLDLKSATLESLGRASKVVVTKENTTIVEGAGDSANIVGRVNQIRAQMEDTTSEFDLEKLQERLAKLAGGVAVIQVGAATETELKERKLRIEDALNATRAAVEEGIVSGGGTALVNVYKKVAAIEAQGDVATGVKIVLRALEEPVRQIAHNAGLEGSVVVERLKKEEIGIGFNAATDEWVNMIDAGIVDPTKVTRYALQNAASVAAMLLTTEAVVADKPEEGGAGMPDMSGMGGMGGMGGMM, from the coding sequence ATGGCAAAAGATATTAAGTTCTCAGAAGACGCACGTCGTTCACTGCTACGTGGTGTAGATCAGTTAGCAGATGCAGTTAAAGTAACTTTAGGACCAAAAGGACGTAATGTTGTTCTTGAGAAAAAATTCGGTTCACCTCTTATTACAAATGACGGTGTAACGATTGCTAAAGAAATCGAACTAGAAGATGCATTCGAAAACATGGGTGCTAAACTTGTTTCTGAAGTTGCAAGCAAAACGAATGATGTTGCTGGTGACGGTACAACAACTGCAACAGTTCTTGCGCAAGCAATGATCACAGAAGGCTTGAAAAACGTAACAGCTGGAGCTAATCCTGTAGGCGTTCGTAAAGGGATTGAAAAAGCAGTGGCTACAGCAGTTGAAGAACTAAAAGCGATTTCTAAGCAAATCGAAGATAAAGAATCTATTGCTCAAGTTGCATCTATTTCTTCAGGAGACGAAGAAGTTGGTCAATTGATCGCAGAAGCAATGGAGCGCGTTGGAAACGACGGTGTGATTACGATTGAAGAATCAAAAGGATTCACGACAGACCTTGATGTAGTAGAAGGTATGCAATTCGATCGCGGTTATTCTTCAGCTTACATGGTTACGGATACAGACAAAATGGAAGCTGTTCTTGAAGATCCATATATCTTAATTACGGATAAGAAAATTGGAAATATCCAAGAAATCTTACCAGTACTTGAACAAGTTGTTCAACAAGGTAAGCCATTGTTACTGATCGCTGAGGATGTTGAAGGTGAAGCATTGTCTACACTTGTTGTAAACAAACTACGCGGAACATTCAACGCTGTAGCTGTTAAAGCACCTGGCTTCGGTGACCGTCGTAAAGCAATGCTTGAAGATATCGCTATCCTAACGGGTGGAGAAGTCATCACTGAAGAGCTTGGACTTGACTTAAAATCGGCTACACTTGAATCACTAGGACGTGCTTCAAAAGTAGTTGTTACTAAAGAAAATACAACTATTGTTGAAGGTGCTGGAGATTCTGCCAACATTGTTGGACGTGTAAACCAAATCCGTGCGCAAATGGAAGATACTACTTCCGAGTTCGACCTTGAAAAACTTCAGGAGCGTTTAGCTAAACTGGCTGGCGGCGTAGCTGTTATCCAAGTTGGTGCTGCAACTGAAACAGAATTGAAAGAGCGTAAACTTCGCATCGAAGACGCTTTGAACGCAACTCGTGCAGCTGTCGAAGAAGGAATTGTTTCCGGTGGTGGAACTGCACTTGTGAATGTATATAAGAAAGTAGCAGCAATTGAAGCACAAGGCGATGTGGCAACTGGTGTGAAGATCGTTCTTCGTGCACTTGAAGAGCCTGTACGCCAAATCGCACACAACGCTGGTCTTGAAGGATCTGTTGTTGTTGAGCGCTTGAAGAAAGAAGAAATCGGAATCGGCTTTAACGCCGCTACTGATGAGTGGGTTAACATGATCGACGCTGGTATCGTTGATCCAACTAAAGTTACACGCTATGCACTTCAAAATGCAGCTTCTGTTGCAGCTATGCTTCTTACAACGGAAGCAGTTGTAGCTGACAAACCAGAAGAAGGCGGCGCTGGCATGCCCGATATGAGCGGAATGGGTGGCATGGGCGGAATGGGCGGCATGATGTAA
- a CDS encoding site-specific integrase, translating into MAHIHKRGNKWAYVVNNAKYMVTGGPPKLTKSGFRTKKEAQLAANKVEEALAEGSFIQESNITFGKFTNDWVDYYATQAKISSVRARSIAMKHLVSAWGHLPLKRITRHMYQSRKEFSQNYIDSIHTTGNMIFKHAIRQDLIRANPTDGFVMPKKQVTVEDIEDEDIQEKFLELDELKNFLTITKEHGLYMDYLSFVTLAYTGMRLGEMIALKWSDLDFTKKTIRITKTYYNPSNKKISYELLTPKTKKSVRTIMIDDRLIALFKAHRREQMELKMKQRLVYDDQNFIFAENTGQPRVMKQVALRLQRLMKRMDTDKHITAHGFRHTHTSLLIEAGAGVKEIQERLGHGDVNTTMNIYAHMTKNIEEKTSHKFSELTKGLL; encoded by the coding sequence ATGGCACACATCCATAAACGTGGCAACAAGTGGGCTTATGTCGTCAATAATGCGAAGTACATGGTTACAGGGGGACCACCAAAGCTAACAAAGTCAGGTTTCCGTACGAAAAAAGAAGCCCAACTTGCAGCAAACAAAGTTGAAGAAGCTCTTGCAGAAGGTAGTTTTATTCAAGAATCAAATATCACTTTTGGGAAATTCACGAACGATTGGGTGGATTATTATGCAACACAAGCTAAAATAAGTAGCGTTAGAGCACGTAGCATTGCTATGAAGCATCTTGTATCAGCTTGGGGTCATCTTCCTTTAAAAAGGATTACAAGACATATGTATCAATCCCGGAAAGAGTTTAGCCAAAACTATATCGACAGTATTCACACGACCGGTAACATGATCTTCAAACATGCAATCCGTCAAGATTTGATACGTGCAAACCCAACTGATGGATTTGTTATGCCGAAAAAACAAGTAACTGTTGAAGATATTGAAGATGAAGACATTCAAGAGAAGTTTCTTGAGTTAGATGAACTAAAAAACTTCTTAACCATCACTAAAGAACATGGACTATATATGGATTATTTATCTTTTGTCACATTGGCATATACAGGTATGCGTTTAGGCGAAATGATTGCATTGAAATGGTCTGATTTGGATTTCACAAAGAAAACAATAAGAATCACAAAGACTTACTACAACCCAAGTAATAAAAAGATAAGTTATGAACTTTTGACTCCAAAAACAAAAAAGTCTGTCCGGACAATCATGATTGACGATAGACTTATTGCTTTGTTCAAAGCACATAGGCGTGAGCAAATGGAGTTGAAAATGAAACAACGTTTGGTCTATGACGATCAGAATTTCATTTTTGCGGAAAACACGGGGCAACCAAGGGTCATGAAGCAGGTAGCTTTGCGTTTGCAACGATTGATGAAACGAATGGATACAGACAAACACATTACGGCGCATGGTTTTAGACATACGCATACTTCCCTTCTTATCGAAGCTGGAGCAGGTGTAAAAGAAATCCAAGAGCGATTAGGTCATGGCGATGTCAACACAACAATGAACATCTATGCTCATATGACCAAAAACATCGAAGAAAAGACCTCTCATAAGTTCAGTGAACTCACGAAAGGTCTTTTATAA
- a CDS encoding helix-turn-helix domain-containing protein, whose amino-acid sequence MDSSIGLIIRLKRKDLKMTLEELSATTDISKSYLSQIENNRVKQPKANTLQKLASALKMDVGVLMKKAGYLDNEALYLTLPNMDFVQERYDLEKILLDNSALKFYKGKPFTERDIEKLELFLDMFFLEK is encoded by the coding sequence ATGGACTCATCGATTGGACTTATTATTAGGTTAAAGCGAAAGGATTTAAAAATGACGTTAGAAGAACTATCTGCAACCACAGATATTTCAAAGTCTTATTTATCGCAGATTGAAAACAATCGGGTAAAGCAACCAAAGGCCAATACGTTACAAAAATTAGCCAGCGCATTGAAGATGGATGTCGGAGTTCTAATGAAAAAAGCAGGGTATTTGGATAATGAAGCACTTTATTTAACGCTTCCTAATATGGACTTCGTTCAAGAAAGATATGATCTTGAAAAAATACTATTGGATAATAGTGCATTAAAATTTTATAAAGGCAAGCCTTTTACAGAACGTGACATTGAAAAACTTGAATTGTTCTTAGATATGTTTTTTCTAGAAAAATGA
- a CDS encoding helix-turn-helix domain-containing protein, producing MIRVEIDEQELKNIYLQKVEERLEELESVVFFMNSKQLCEYLNMSWNTIVDSFLYDEEFPSLKVGTKWLFNRKEVQKYMEKYYDEVKINGKDILKYRRKG from the coding sequence ATGATAAGAGTTGAGATTGATGAGCAAGAATTGAAGAATATTTACTTGCAAAAAGTAGAGGAAAGATTAGAAGAGTTGGAGTCGGTAGTGTTTTTTATGAATTCAAAGCAACTATGCGAGTACTTAAACATGTCGTGGAATACGATAGTTGATTCATTCTTATACGATGAAGAATTTCCAAGTTTAAAGGTAGGCACGAAGTGGTTGTTTAATAGAAAAGAAGTGCAAAAGTATATGGAAAAGTATTATGACGAAGTTAAAATTAACGGAAAAGATATTTTGAAATATCGTAGGAAGGGATGA
- a CDS encoding DUF927 domain-containing protein — MTVYETFLEEVKGFGIPNPFFTKDNKLYRIDAKNDEEHFVSRQVPYITKCFDDIEKNNVQYELKWFNDGKVYDEVVPATALATKREVISLANKGLSSNDRNARYLIEYFDLFLEKNRLNRSLVVSHLGYVSGHFIHPLLESKFRIVPPDEGELQRLNAIRCKGTVQEWINNVLAPLYDNPKALFPVVSSFASVLFKPHDLTPILVDISGVSSSGKTSVQKACASVWGKPSEYISSMLTTKIAIERMAAFLNAYPLILDDTNTAHDTKALQQMIYMFGNGTGKMRGSLDGSRGTSSWQSVFITTGENNILEYTNSQGSAARVIPMTNFKFVNKNADYFAFLNQNVEKYYGSIGLELIKRWKQHGRQFDGRFKELATLYQSSATNNNIMRRIALHYAFIAFVAEVLNDLFKGEGMAIPVDDFAELFLVICSENSHVDRAKSVLTEILEELDANRNRIYGEFEPSNGIHAIVNANGLFLTIDYLKNKLQVDARQIREAWKNQRFTVLQKNNGKSVDYLSITHKGQSFRVVQVNQKFLEEQGFNFSRNRF; from the coding sequence TTGACTGTCTATGAAACATTCCTTGAAGAAGTGAAGGGGTTTGGTATTCCAAACCCTTTCTTCACTAAAGACAATAAGTTATATAGAATAGATGCAAAAAATGATGAAGAACACTTTGTAAGTAGACAGGTTCCATATATTACAAAGTGTTTTGATGACATTGAAAAGAACAACGTACAGTATGAATTGAAGTGGTTTAACGATGGTAAGGTTTATGATGAAGTTGTACCTGCTACAGCACTGGCAACAAAGCGTGAGGTGATTTCATTAGCCAATAAAGGGTTGAGTAGCAATGACCGAAATGCACGCTACCTTATTGAGTATTTTGATTTGTTCCTAGAAAAAAATAGATTAAATCGTTCTCTTGTTGTCAGTCATCTTGGTTACGTAAGTGGGCATTTTATTCATCCATTACTGGAATCAAAGTTTCGTATTGTACCCCCAGATGAAGGAGAATTACAGCGTTTAAATGCCATCAGGTGTAAGGGTACTGTACAAGAATGGATAAACAATGTCTTAGCGCCACTTTACGATAATCCGAAGGCTTTATTCCCTGTAGTGTCTTCGTTTGCATCTGTGTTGTTCAAGCCGCATGATTTAACCCCAATACTTGTAGACATTTCGGGTGTATCCTCAAGTGGCAAGACGAGTGTCCAGAAGGCATGTGCAAGCGTTTGGGGGAAGCCAAGTGAATATATAAGTTCTATGCTAACGACAAAAATAGCAATCGAGCGTATGGCTGCCTTTTTAAATGCTTATCCTTTAATCCTTGACGACACGAATACAGCGCATGATACAAAAGCATTGCAACAGATGATTTATATGTTTGGCAATGGTACAGGTAAGATGAGGGGTAGCTTAGACGGGAGCAGGGGGACAAGTAGTTGGCAGTCAGTGTTCATTACAACAGGAGAAAACAATATTCTGGAGTATACGAATTCACAAGGAAGCGCAGCCCGTGTTATTCCAATGACCAATTTTAAATTCGTGAATAAAAACGCGGATTATTTTGCTTTCTTAAATCAAAACGTGGAAAAGTATTATGGAAGTATTGGGTTGGAATTAATAAAGCGGTGGAAACAGCATGGTAGGCAATTTGACGGTCGTTTTAAGGAGTTGGCTACGTTATATCAATCATCTGCTACAAACAATAATATAATGCGTAGAATCGCTTTACACTACGCCTTCATTGCATTTGTCGCAGAGGTATTAAATGATTTATTTAAAGGAGAGGGGATGGCAATTCCAGTAGACGATTTTGCAGAACTATTTTTGGTTATTTGTTCCGAAAACAGTCACGTGGATCGGGCTAAAAGTGTTCTGACGGAAATACTAGAAGAGTTAGACGCAAACCGAAACCGCATATACGGTGAATTTGAGCCTTCAAACGGCATACATGCCATTGTAAATGCGAACGGACTTTTCTTGACCATTGATTACTTAAAAAATAAATTGCAAGTCGATGCAAGACAAATTAGAGAAGCATGGAAAAATCAGCGATTTACAGTACTTCAAAAGAATAACGGTAAATCGGTTGATTATTTATCAATCACACATAAAGGACAATCCTTTCGTGTTGTACAAGTAAATCAAAAGTTCTTAGAAGAACAAGGCTTTAATTTTTCTAGAAACAGATTTTAA
- a CDS encoding dsDNA nuclease domain-containing protein, with protein sequence MKIIEHIIESRLNSTEEIDDERERHFTQINNKTSSEIATYLTNIPPGEIGGLTALSGFYYQFLVTIEYIIEMLEGKWDYVIMEGHDDVVVGKNNKIRFIQVKTSGKVKLNVTESPASALYSRGTKTISGTSFKRNNSWVDKLLSNAELAPKSEGFITEFQLYASYHFTKTENYNFDIYTDNKNYDKDITNKDDLFKKIVVPSFTIKGEPYVYEERCGETLNKLLSRLFIRPGISLSDIDIYKNHLCMRLNNYLFKDIGDNITMKVEDLHMLIGELFTNCTYKGNQKILMITEESVERILSGIRAKSIEKASTSAEKHDSGRVINKVIEELLNEFEDFEHAGFIQDKIYTYRDYILSWISNGGNIRQLLERYIDGTTKTQIYAKIRDLDRLNRLKELYCSIIILFIGRDSLIKFADNNGILSKQCETTNEIISFLSLEKKRKLADGLEKLESIIYNSEVDEQLFLLDKKLHVIIQNYNDRDFNVSKEHEINLRQDTSITEFEVYSKLNQVPLIANIIPGNMLNADFLEAIDIDDDIQSSLQDIWAKYQRGEV encoded by the coding sequence ATGAAAATAATAGAGCACATTATTGAAAGTCGCCTAAATAGTACCGAAGAAATAGATGATGAAAGAGAAAGACATTTTACACAGATCAATAATAAAACCAGTAGTGAAATAGCTACTTATTTAACAAATATCCCTCCAGGTGAAATTGGGGGATTAACTGCATTATCGGGATTCTATTATCAATTCTTAGTTACAATAGAATACATTATAGAAATGCTAGAAGGTAAATGGGATTATGTAATTATGGAAGGCCATGATGATGTGGTTGTAGGGAAAAATAATAAAATTAGGTTCATTCAAGTGAAAACTAGTGGGAAAGTAAAGCTAAACGTTACCGAGAGTCCGGCTTCAGCATTGTATAGTAGGGGAACAAAAACCATCAGTGGTACTTCTTTCAAAAGAAATAATAGTTGGGTTGATAAATTATTATCTAATGCTGAATTAGCCCCGAAATCCGAGGGATTTATCACGGAATTTCAGTTATATGCTAGTTACCATTTTACAAAAACGGAAAATTATAATTTTGATATATATACTGATAATAAAAATTACGATAAAGATATTACAAATAAAGACGATTTGTTTAAAAAGATAGTGGTTCCGTCATTTACTATAAAAGGCGAACCTTATGTATATGAGGAAAGATGTGGAGAAACACTAAATAAGTTATTAAGTAGATTGTTTATACGTCCAGGTATAAGTTTGAGTGACATAGATATATATAAGAATCACTTATGCATGAGACTTAATAATTATTTGTTTAAGGATATAGGCGATAATATAACAATGAAGGTGGAAGATCTTCACATGTTAATTGGTGAATTATTCACCAATTGCACTTATAAAGGTAACCAGAAAATATTAATGATTACAGAAGAGTCAGTAGAAAGAATATTAAGTGGAATACGTGCAAAGAGTATAGAGAAGGCTAGTACTTCTGCAGAAAAACATGATAGTGGAAGAGTAATAAATAAGGTTATAGAGGAGTTACTAAATGAGTTTGAAGACTTCGAACATGCTGGATTTATTCAAGACAAGATTTATACTTACAGAGATTATATTTTAAGTTGGATTTCTAATGGAGGAAATATAAGACAACTCTTAGAAAGGTACATAGACGGCACTACCAAAACTCAGATATATGCCAAGATTAGAGATCTTGATAGGTTGAATAGATTGAAGGAATTGTATTGCTCGATAATTATTTTATTTATTGGAAGAGATTCTTTAATAAAATTTGCAGATAATAATGGCATTCTTTCTAAACAATGCGAAACTACAAATGAGATTATTTCTTTTTTAAGTTTAGAAAAAAAGAGAAAATTAGCTGATGGCTTAGAGAAGCTAGAATCCATCATCTATAACAGTGAAGTAGATGAGCAATTATTTTTACTAGATAAAAAATTGCATGTAATTATACAAAATTACAACGATAGAGATTTTAATGTATCAAAGGAGCATGAGATCAATTTAAGACAAGATACAAGCATTACTGAATTTGAAGTTTATTCTAAGCTAAACCAAGTTCCATTAATAGCAAATATTATACCGGGAAATATGTTAAATGCCGATTTTTTGGAGGCTATCGATATTGATGATGATATCCAAAGTAGCCTTCAAGATATTTGGGCAAAATATCAAAGAGGTGAAGTATAA
- a CDS encoding ABC-three component system middle component 1 produces the protein MDIFNLTNNRLIEMGFESIDSEGIENIGGVIYRSPINYVVLKKAYTYEELKNVNTYSTEIRKIMLDYKLNINNTYLILCTNIKIDYETFFMIERDTKALRKYVIRNEKDLNRIPFLDNTEGSKGESIQMNYEVEENDYLKEILNYIKENSGQHNKLNTQQIDYSVEMIMKLVGEEIED, from the coding sequence ATGGATATTTTTAATCTCACAAATAATCGATTAATAGAAATGGGATTTGAGTCTATTGATTCAGAGGGAATAGAGAATATAGGGGGGGTCATTTATAGATCACCTATTAATTATGTAGTATTAAAGAAAGCTTATACCTATGAGGAATTAAAAAATGTTAATACTTATTCAACTGAAATCAGAAAAATAATGCTTGATTATAAGTTGAATATCAACAACACTTATTTGATTTTATGTACAAATATCAAAATAGATTATGAGACTTTTTTCATGATTGAAAGAGATACTAAAGCGTTGAGAAAATATGTAATAAGAAATGAAAAAGATTTAAATAGAATACCATTTTTAGATAATACAGAGGGGAGTAAAGGCGAAAGTATACAGATGAATTATGAGGTTGAGGAAAATGATTATTTAAAAGAAATATTAAATTACATTAAAGAGAACTCAGGACAACATAACAAATTAAATACACAGCAAATTGATTACTCGGTGGAAATGATTATGAAGTTGGTGGGTGAAGAGATTGAGGATTAA